GGGGGCCGTGGGGAGGGGACAAAGGGCTGAGTGGATTGGATAAGGAGGTGACAGACCCTGTGCTCCCTGATCTCACCACAGACCCTCTGTCTTACTCCCCTTACAGGGAAAGCCCTGAAAAGTAGCTTCCTGAGCACCTGAGGTCTCCCCTTTCTCCAGTGGGGAGGGCAGACAGGAGGCCAGGTGAGAATTCCCACTGTGGGAATCTCAAGGCTCCACCCACAACCCCCCTCTGACTTCCTCCTGCCGGGCACATCAGCCCCTATCCAGCCCCTATCGGCCAGCAGGCAAAGGCCCAGGGGCGGGGGGAGTCCCTGAGGCTGGTCTCTAGGACCTCCTTGTTTGTGAATGGAGATTCCTCCCAGAGAGGCAGGACCCCCCAGCTCCAGGCCCTTGCATCCCCTGTGCCCGGAGGCAGGGCGAGGGAGTGAGGGCCTTAGTCGGGAAGGTTTCCCTGGCAGGGGAGTCCAGGGACCCTGCCCGGTCTCCCTCATCAGGACAAGCAAGCAGTAGTCTGTGTAACCCCGTTCCCCGGCAAGCTAAGGACGCCTATGTCACTGTACTGGGAAAGCGAGAGGGGCTGCTGGTGAGGAGGCCCTGTGGTGGCCAAgaacaggagggaggagggggagtacTCCTCAGAGCCAGGCCCAGCCTCCCTCCCGGCTGCTtactaaatattttcttaacatCCTGCGGAGGCCTCCCTGGCCCAGGGCTGGGTGCCCCTGCTTGTCCCTCCCCATGTAGGGTCAGAGAACAaagagcagggggggggggactccCCACCCCTTAGCACTGGCAGAGTAAGTTTTGTCAACCTGCCTCCACTAAGGTGCAGACGCAGTAGGGGCTGCCTACTCCACTCGGGAGTTTGTGGGGCCTGTGAACATGGGCCGAGGTCACCCACAGTCAGGGCTGGTAGAAAAGATTGGCCCTTCCCCCCTACCGTGGCAGCCACCGTGGGAGAGAAAACTTCTCAAGGTCAGGTGGtcaggtgctggggaggcagggaggaagaggaagcgaGGTGACCAGGCCAAGCTGGCACCAAGGCGGGgctctcatcccctcccccacaggccaCCGGGGAAGCACAAACAACTGAAGgctctgtgtcctgagggttACCAGGTCCCTAGGTGTGGCCACTGTCTATGGTCCCATGTCCCCTGCTTAGGGGTAGGATGGTGGGTCCTTACCTGGGTCTCGGTCAAACTTTCCAGGGCTTGCATAACGGACTGTTCCGGCCTCGAGGCCTGGGACTACAAAGAGAGGGACGGAAGAGTAACCTCAGAGTGGGTTTAGAGCAgtaagtggggggaggggggaaccgcgGGCCGGGGCCAGGAGCAGAGCTCTTAACAAGGGCAAGATGGTGCGTTTGTGGAGTGAGGTGGCCAGGGGATTACAGAAGTCTCCGGGGCACGCGCCCCCAGTCATTTACCATGAGGCCAGCTTCCACTGTGGGCACGAGCGTCAGCTTGCTCCCATCCCCCACGCCGAATTCCTGCAGCTTCCCCGAACTGAGCCGGCTGGGGGTAGGAAGGAAGAGGGTGAGACGGGAGACAACACAGAGACGCGGAAGCGGAGgccgaggaggaggaggctgtgcGTGCCcaaggagaggggaggacagAAGAGCGTTTCCCACCCCACCGCTCTCCAGGCCCGAGTGCCGGTGGGGAGGCCTACTAGTCCTGGGAGCCCCCTAAGCTATGACACTTAACTCCAGGTGAAAGCACTAACCCCAtctgcaagagacaagagacttTGCTATCACCTGAACCCCCGTGGGCTCTCTGCCACCCTCCCCCGCGCCTCTCTTCAGGCCAGCTCCTGCCTACAACTCTCCAATTCTTGTCCGGGCTCGTCTTTGTGGGCGCCGCGGGGCTCCGGCCCTTTTAGAGAGGCCTTCGGGGGCTTTGCCGACCCaggttccccctcctccctccccggcGCAGGCCCGCTGCTCAAACAAAGGAGACCCTCCCCCTctcgcccctcccccaccggGGCCCCTCCGTTGGGGATGGACATTGCGTGTCCCCAGAGGCCCGCGAGGGGACGAGGGAGGGGGGGACTCCCTGGCCTGGAGGCGATTTAAATACCAGGTGGGGGGGGAGGTGTGGGGAACCGAGAACAAAGGGGGGTTGAGACTCAAGTGATGGGGAGACAGCCAGACGCAGAGGGGGCCGCCAAGCAGATGCGGAAGCGGCGAGACCGCCGGCATAAGAGGGGGTGGCTGTGCACTCCCCTAGGCGCGCAGAGAGCAGACCCCGCCTCGTGCCATCCCCGGGGCCCACAACTCCCCTGCCACCCCTGTATTTCCCGTGCACCCTGGGGCCCCGCAAGGTGCTCTTGTCTTTGTGCAGACCCCGGCGGGGGAGGGGGCCCAAGCAACTAAGGCCGAGCAGAGGGCGCCCGAGAGCGCGCGGcgcgcccccgcccccccccccccccccgtctggCTGCCCCCTGCTTCTCCGCGCGGCGCGCTCTTTGTTCCCGCCCGGGGCCCGGGCCCGAGGGGGCGGCCCGGTGCCAGGGGGCGCGCAGGCGGGGGCGGCGCTCTACCTACGTGTCTTTGTGAAGCAGCGCCAGGCGTTCCTTCGGTACTTTGAGGCGTTGGGACAGCCTTTTGCGCAGCCCTTCCACGGTCTCGTCGTGGGGCACCGACAGGTCGTACCGGGTTCCCGTGGTGCTGTGGATCGCCAGGCTCATGGGTGCGGCCGACTCCGTGGCCGTGCTCAGCTCGCAGGCGCCGCCGGGGGCCCCGCGCCGGCAGCTCCGGGCGCCGCCGGGCTGCGGCTCCATCCCCGGCGCGCGCAGGAGAACTGGGGGCCTGCGGGTCGCCTCCAATCCTTGCCGGGACTCCCCCGCCGAAACAAGGTCCTCCTCCGCTCCGCGGGCTCCCAGGGACAGGAGCAATGCGTGCGCCCCTTGGGGAAGGTCCCAACGTTAGCAATTGAGCCGGCAATCAAGAATCCGAGTGGTGCTCCGGGGTCGCGTGGGATCCTTGGGTTGCGCCCCGGGGTGGGGTCTGTGATCCGGTTTCAAGGGCGGAAGACAGCGACTCGGGTACAGCACGGGGAGGGTCCTACAGAAACGGGGCAAGCTATCCTGGATCGCACGGTGCCTGGATCCCTCTTGGGTCGTGCTACCCCGCGCGTCTCTTCCCTTAGCAACAGCCGCAGCCGCCGCTCTCAAGATCTGGGGGTGAAAGTACgaagaaaaaaaagttatcatGTATCAACGTTCCAATGGGCGGGACCACCGCCCCCTCCCATTCACTACTTACTCCGCCGGCCTGGCGGCGGCCAATCAACACACACAGACCTCCCAGTCCGTCGCGCTACCGGGCCAATGAGGATCGCCGCGGGGCTACCCCACGTGGCAGCGAGACCCTCCCCCTTCGCTCCGCCCCCTCCCTTTTGCGTCCAATGGAGATGCCAAGAGGGTTGGGCTGATGCGGCTCCTGACCAGCCCCCGAGACCCCCACCCGCGCCCAGAGCCATTCATAAGGCCCAGAGACCTCAACAAAGGGCGGGCGGGCCCTGAGGGTAGTGGACCCGAGTAGGAGCACTTAGCACCTTTTCTCCCCGCCCTTTCGCGCGAGCATAACCCCTCCCGTCCGCAACGGAGCGGtctggagaaaaggaaagagtcgACCATTGTTCCCGACTAGGGAACAGGAAATCGTGGCGCCTCCCCGCTGGGTCTGTCCGGGAAGCAACATCTTGCGGAAGCTGTCGCTTGAGCCCTGAGCCTCATGGCCAAGGGTCGCCGGCTGGCCTCTCAAGGACAGGACCGTCTTCCGCCCCCGTGGGAGGGTGGGTGCAATGATATTGGAGAACCTGGGCGGGACCCACAGCTTGGGCAGGGCCCTGCAGCTCTGTGACGTGGCTTCGATTAGATCCATCCCTCCAGAACCAGTGCCATTTCGCGTCCCAACCTAACCcaccctctatttttttttctgacttcccCCTCCCAATCCCGGGTCGGCCCGTTTCCCGAGGTGCGCCCGCCCAAGCCGTGACGTGACGCGGCGTCCCCGGCTGCGTCCGTGCGCGCCCCGCTCCGGGCAGCGGTGAGTCAGCAGCACCGGCGCGCCCTCTGCAGTCCCCGCCCGGGAGCGCTGCCCGAGTCCCGGGGGAGGAGTGCTGTGCGTCTCGGCTGTGGAAAGGGTGCGCCGAGAACTGGGGGTCTGCATGTTGGGAGGCTCCGTTGAGAACCTTTAGACTTAGCATGCGGAGACTAAGACCGCACATAGGGGAAACTGAGTCATCTACAACTAGTTCAAGGTCACTGGCTGGAAAGGCGGTGTGCAGGAGGGGGGGGCGTGGGCTGTGGTCCGGCCAGGGCGGTGCCCATTGAGCGCGGCCCCTCCCACCACACAAGTTGGAGGGCTCCCAGTCCTGAGGCACCGTAGATGACGGTGGTTCAAAGAACAAAGCGTGGGGCAGCCTGAAGTTTGCGGCCAGTGGAGACCCCTCTCTGTCTTGTGCGGCCCCGCCCCTACTCACCTGGCTCCGTAGGTCCTGGGTCACCACTGCTTCAGATGACCTGCGTGTGGATAGTGGCGAGAGGTGGCCGTGCCGGTCTGGGGCCGGGCGGGCGGCCCCTGAGCCTTTATCCGCGCCGCCTTCCCTGGGGTGGAGTTTGGGCGGGCAAGGGGCGGGGGGCCGGGCTATGGTGACGCAtctccccccccctccgccccctGCCTGCTAGCCTGGACTGGGACACCCGGCCCTAGGGCTTCGCAGCACCCACAGAGCAGTGCCTCGCGGGTGCCACCGGCTTGGGTAACTCCTACCTCCCCAAGTACTGGGGCGCACCTCACATTAGGATTTGGGGGGTCTGGCCTGCTTCCCTGCTCCGCCCCCTTTCCTGGTGGCCTGGTGCTTCCGCCTGGGGGCGCCCGTGTGTGGAAGGGGGGGTGGAACGGGAAGGGGTTCCTTAGTCAGCAGCCTGGTCCAGGAAAACAGGGCAGTGTCACCTGCTAGGCAGTAGGTGCCCCTGACAGCTGCCCGGCCTCCACATCCTTTAATGATGACCTCAGAGGCCACTTCTGTGACGATTCAACCATCCCTGGCCTAGCGTTGGCCAGTCACCTGTGTGACCTCTGAGCAGCCCAGTCCTTAGCGCGCGCCCGCCGGCCCGCCCGCCACATAGCCTAGCAGCCTCACTCTGGCCTGTGGGTCCCAGAAGCCGGCCCAGGTCACTTACAAAGCACCAGACAAGCAAAGGAAAGCCTGCAGCACATGCGCAATCTGCTCTCACGGCCCTGGCCTGGGGTGGACACTCACACAGCCTATGGACCAGGAAGCCAGCCCTTGGTCACTGGAGTGGCCTTCAGGCAGCTTCCTGAAGATGACTTTGAGTGTGGCCGGACCCTCTGTCACTTCCCCAGCCTCCCATCTCCTGTCCACTTATCCGGTCTCCTGCACTTATCTGGTCTGACCACCACCAGCCTGGCTGCCCCTCCCAGGCTGGTTCCTTCCTAGGTCACCGTCCTGCTCTGGCTGATCACTCTGGACAGGCATGCTGGGCCCCCAAGCAGACAGGCGTGCCCTGACACTCCCAGTCTCCCAGGGTCACGGACAGGCCAGAGGACACGTGGAGGCCCAGGGCCTTTGAAGAATGGATGAGCAGTTTGTTCAGGACGTACAGAGCACAGCTATGGACTGTGGAGGTCGTCAGAGCAGAGCTGGCCTCAGGAGGGACCACAGTGAGGGACATAGAGGCGGGCCGGCCTGACACCATTCAGACTGAAAGCCAGTGTAATAAACAGGTGGGGGGAGCAGacttcctgcttcctggctcTTCTTCCTGTGTGGTCCTTTGTCCTTACTGTGAAGCCCAAGACTCCGTAATCTGTCCAGGCCCTGCCCTCCAGGAAGGTCCCAACCTCCAGGCCCAGGCCTGTCCTATCTATCCCCTGCTgtcccaggacacagcctgccagcACAGGCTGTCCTGTGCTCCAGGCTCACCTCTCCTGGAGCCCCGCCCTGTGGAGACTGAGGGGTTCACACTCCAAGCGCACTAGCCCACACCAGGCTCTGAGGGCCTCCCATGGACATCTGTCCACCTGTGGCTTAACTGGCAGGGCCTCTGGTGGCCTGGTCAGTCAGGGCCTGGGCTCCTAGCCTGATGACCTCAATGACCTTTATGGCCCACACACCACTGAGCATGAGCTGGGCAACGTGGGGCTCTAGAGTGACCGTGCCGTGACTTATCCTGGAATACCCCCAGGCTGCAAGTGTCAGAGGGAAGGTTCTAGCACACTCATGCCCAGATCAGGCACGTGTGGCCATAGGGAGTCACCCACACAGGGCCTAATTCAGCCTGACAGTCTTCACTCAGACAGAGCCGGCCTGCTCACGTCCAGGTGTTTCAGGTGACCCAGAGATGGCAGGCTCAGACCTACTCGCCACCCTGGCCGCACCCCCCTCCCCTGTGGCGCTCCACTCAGGCTACAGGAGTGGGGATAAACAGGGCAAGGCAGCACAGTGCTTGGCCATGGGGGCAGGATGGGTGTACAAAGAGATGGGCGGTGCCaaggccaccccaccccacccagggcCAGCAGGGGGCCTAAGTGCCTAGGGAGGTGCCAACCGTACCAGGGCCTGGGAAGGCTGCCAGCCAGGCTAGGGCCACCCACAGGTTGGGTGTTCCTAGGGCGGGGCCTCTGTGGGAGCAGGTGGTTCCCACCTCTTCCCAGAgcctgtggggtggggcaggggcctCCACAGGAGGGCCAGGGCTGGCTGGTGGTCAGGGCACTTTGCTTGGCCAGCAGCTCTAGCCACACCCACTGCTCCGTGCCCTGCCCTCAACCCTTGCCCATCCCACCCATTCCAGCAGGCAGCACCCCAACAACCAGCCACCATGTTTCCTACCCAGAGTCACTGATTGCCTCTGGGGCCCAGCCAGATGTAGGAACCCCAGGCAGGATGAAGACTCTTAGCTTTGTGCTGTGCAGTTAGAAACAGAACACTCCGTTGGTTCCTGGTGTTTAATGGAGACAGGCTGGATAAGCTGACCGTGCAGGGGGCTTTGAGGTGGATCAAGGCCAGCTCTCCAGAGGCAGCTGGGGATCCCAGCCTGGGGATAGCTCCATGGCCCAGCAGGCAAGCACCAGGCCCAGCAGCTGGAGCActgctgccccctggtggccaCTTCAGCCCCTGGGAAGTTGTCATTGGCCTGgacctgcctcagtttcctcgtGGATGACAGACATGTACTGCCTACTCCAGGGCCTTCACCAGGGCTTCATTGGCCTCAATACGGATTTGGATCTCGGCCCTTGCTGCCTCATCCGCTGCGCCTGACAGCTCTGACTGCGCCTTCTCCAGGTTGGCCCGGGCTGCCTGCAGAGAAGTGGGCCAGAGTGAGGGCCAGGCAGGGCTGGCAGCAGAACATCACACTCCTGTGAGGTGCCTGCCCAGCAGTCCtgccctgcctcagtttacccatccCTGCTCACCCCCAGGTCCAGCATGTCCAGTGTCACAACTTCTTCAGCTAGTAATTGCACAGAGGAGTCCGCATTCACAGTGACGGAGCCGCTGCTCACTGTGGAGGAGAGAAGGTCTAAGCAGCCTCCTCCGCAGCATCCACACAGCCTCCACCTCCCACGTGCTCTGAGCTACCAGTCCTCCGCACCCCCAGTCCAATGCCCACTCAAGGCCACTTGTCCAAGGTGACCCTGCAAAACTGGGGCTCAGGACGAGCATGTGGGTGGTGGCAAAGGATTTCTGGGCCCAGTGCACGCCTGTCGTCTAGcccctggggaggctgaggcaggggactaCCAGTTTAAAGCCATATAGGACAACAAAGAAAGGTCTTCCCTCAAACTAAGTGTAAAGGAGGAGCCAGGACTGAAGCCCGGTAGGTACTgcgcttgcctggcatgcacaagatcctgggttcaatccccagcagggCGGAAACAGAGTGCCCACCTGAACCTGCCATCCCcaccacccaggaggcagaggaccAGGGATTCACAGTccgcctgggctacaggagaccctgctttaaaatcagaaagcaaaccaaaaaagaaattgaaaagttGCAGAGCCAGCTGAGGGAGAACACCCGCTGTGCAGACAGAAGGATCAATCCTACCGGCTGGGATTAGGGAGCAGGGCAGGGGATGTCTGTGGCTCACTAGCCAGCCGGCCTAACTAAGAATGGGCagcttctaggctccacccctgTCTCCAAGGAATGAAGACAGTGCTTATGAAGGAGGACGCTGCCACTGTCCTTCTGTCCTTGCAAAACATAAGCATACAGAGCAGAGTGTGGGGGCGTGGCTCGGGGATGGAGCCCTCGGCTGCAATTCCCCAGTGATGGCCGTGGGTTGGATCCCCTGCCTAGAAAGCGTCTCCAGGCCCTGAGCTCCATCCTAGTACTGCTAAATAGTaggacaagagagaagagaagacacaCCCCTTCGTCTGGAGCAGGGGCAACTCGGGAGGAAGTCCAACCTGGAAACGTGGGTCCTTCAGACAGGCTCCCTCCTACACAAAAGCTGTTCTACCCTGAAGGCAAGTCCCTCAACAGTcatttctgcctctctttcttcccAGCTAAGGTGTGGTCAGCTGCCTGCTGTCCTCTGTGCCTATGTCTTTGTCACGGTGAGCTGGGCGAGCCTGTTTCCTCTGCTGTCTCCCTGCCCTTCTGGGACCTGAACCTCTAATTCATTCTGGGTCACACTCACCAAAATACTTAGTTGTGGTGCCGTCTTCCGCGTGAACCACTACCATCCCAGGCCTTAGGACCTGTAGTGTGGGGACATGGGATGCCAAGATGCCAAAGGCTCCAGTCAGTGTAGGCACGTCCACTTGCCGGACATTGGCACCATCAAAGAACACCTGCAGAGTATACAACATGGGGCAGACATTACCCCGTATCTGCTGCACGGTGGACACAGGGAGGATGAAATTCTGATGGGACTCAGAAGCTACCAAGAGCTGACATTAGACTCAGCTTGCTCACCTGTGAAATGGGATGCTATGTCTAAAGAGTGTCTGGAAGAGGTGACTGAAATGCAGTGCAGTGCAGTATGCTGATCCAGTCCCTGGTATGGGATTTCTGAGAAACCCTAAAGCTGTCTCTCACAACTGCTCAAGAAGTTGCCTTGGTTTACAAACAGTCAGCTCTAAGTTGGTAAAACTCTGGCTAAGGTCTATACAATTAAGGATATTAGGTCCAGGCAAACACAACAGGACGAGGAGTTGGGTCAGTCCTAGGTAACCCCAACAGTGGTCAGGCTTCTGTTCTGAGTCCAGATGACCCTTCAGGATCTGGGTCCAGGTAGTTCCCAAGGGCTCCAGGTCTGGGTCCTGGTGACACCTGTTTGGGCAACATCTTGGCGACTTGGGGAATCCCCCACCGGTAGAACTGTGACCCGTGTGAACCCCAAAGGGATTGCTTTGTGGTCCATTAATAATCCTAGGCTCCAGGAGACACCACCTAAGCCTTGATTAGAGCTTGGGGTTCATAGGAATCTCAGGGACAACACCCGAGGATGGGGCCTGAGTGACCACCACCAAGGTAGAGCCTAGGACACCCCAAAACACGAGGCAAAATCTGGGTTGTAGGTCCAGGTGATCCACCCCCCAGAGGGTGGAGTCTTAGGTTCAGGTGACGCCCTTAGGGGTGGAGCCTGCAGTTCCAATGAACACAAGAGAGAGGTCGAGCCCTGGGTCCAGGTGACCCCCTCCAGGGGCGAGGCCTGGGAAGAGGGGTTCATGCGGCTCCATGGGGGCGATCTACAAGTGATTCTCTCCCACGGGTCAAGGCAGAGGCTTGACGGCTCCGGGGGCTGTGAGTTCGTACCTTTGTCGGAGAGGCGAAGGTGAAGGACATCTGTCCGGGCCCGGCGGCGGGGGCAGGTGCGGCGGCGGCCTCGGCGTACGTACGCGCCTGTAGTACCAGGCGGCGCAAGCCCGGGTGACGGAGCAGTGAGGCGGGCAGCATGGTGGCGGGAACGTCGGTGGACCTAGCTTCGCGGACACCAGACACACTGGGAAAGCGAGGCGGCcttcagggagggagagaaggacgACGCGCGGAGCCTTCTGGGAGGCGCAGTTCCCACAAGGACGCACGCACGCACTGCGATTCTCCGAAGCGGCGCGAGCCAGAACGCGCTGAGCATCCTGGGAGGTATTCTTGACCTTAGCCCCACCCCTTGCTGTGCTGCCTGGAAGTGACGCGTGCGGCATTCTGGGAATTGTAGTTTTCTTTGCCTTCTAACAAGCGATGCTCTGGGTCCTTAGGACGCGGTTCTTTCTGCAAACAGACACCTTCCCACAGGAGAAGAGTTTGCGCTGAAATGATGCGGGTTTGATGTCAGGTGCCCAGCAAGGTAGTGGCACTTAGCGCGCATTCGAGacccaaaagaaacaaatatatgtaAAGTGTTGGGACAGAAGAATTAAAATGTTGAGTGTGGTGACGCACTCTTGCAATCCCCGCACTTGGAAAATAGGTAACAACCTATTTCCAAAGGTGCGCAGtcgaatatatttttaaaaaattaaatataagccAGGCGCAGTTAATTCCCAATTCCCCAGAGGAAGACTCAAGTGGGGCTCCGTGATTTTGAGACCAACCAGGACTACATCATGAGGAgctgctgaatgaatgaatgaatgaataaataaatacataaataaatgaataaataaatttcatgATGCGGGCTGCGGTGCGTGCTGGGCGGAGGTCGTGCCCGGAAAGAAGCGCACCGAAGAGGTTTCTGGGTGGCATGCACTCCGTAGCCGGCAGAGGGCGCGGGAAACCTGGAGATGTACTAGCTCTTCTCCGCAGTACCCTCCCTGCGGGCCTCCGCCCCTGCGCGCCATTGACGCAGGAGCCCGTGCGCGGGCGGCCAAGGGGCCCCACTGACGCCAGTTGTGTCCGCGCAGCCTCGCTCTCGGCCATGACGTCACCACCCTGCCCCCGCACTCACGCAGGTTCCAGCCTCCGCTCAGCTCTTGGTCCCCATGCTCCACCAAGCAGGTTCACAAAAAATGCAGGCATAGAGTTGGTGGGGCAAACAGTAGGAAAGCCATTAACTTTACTTAAGGATGCATGTTAGATCTTAGAGGAGCAGCAGGCAGCTCGAGGGTCGTGGTCATTCTTGAACTAGGATCTGGCAGGTGCAAAGGTGATTCTTTTTATCATCCTTCAGACTAGAGACTCTGGAGCTCAGACCTGCTCCAAAGCCTTCAGTCCTGGCCTCAATCAATTTCTATTTGAGGCACCTTGTTCCCAGTCTCTATAACCTAGACAGTCTCTCTCTGGGCATTGGGCAACTAGAAACCTCATTCCCTTTCCTACTCCAGCTCTTAAacgcacatgtacacagacacacacgcacacgctaCCCGGGATCCCATACCTACTCAAATGCTCCACGGAACAAGAACTCAAACCTAGAAAGCCCATGTTCGACCCGCGTTAAGGTCCTCATCCCACCCCATGGCCACTGTTTCTTACCAgacaagtctttaaaaaacaaaaacaaaaaaagcttagggtgctggagagatggttcagcggttaataACGAGTGCTGTTCTTCCAGGGTACTTGAATTTTATTCCCAGTGCCCACGTGGGACAGCTAACAGCCTGCCTGTAGCTCCAGGTTCAGAACATCTGACGTCCTCCTCTAGCCTTCAGAGGCATGTGAATTCAGGACCCCTCCCACGACAAGAGAATATTTACTATTTGAGAAATCCAGGTATGCTGACAAACTCCTGAGCTTGAGGCCAAGCAAGTTGGAAAGTCTGTCCTGGAGGGGCGTGTGTTAACCCCTTCACTGAAGCAAAGAGGAGGATGGTGTCTTAGAGATCGGTGTAAACGACCCAGCCTCGCGATGACACTTTGCGATGACTGTGGCCGAACAGGGGAGAAGCAGGTAGGGCCCGGGAGCATAGGCCCTTATAATGGGACAGACCACAAGCACCAGTGGAAGAGAACTGCCCGTAAGGGAAAGGGGCCATCAGGTACGGATCGCTCCACAACACACCGCTATGGATGCAAGCTTCAGTGTCACTGCATTCATTTAGTTAGTGGGCAAGGGGACAGCAAATTTTTGGGTGTCAAAGGACAACGTTCAGAAGAGGTGCTCTTCTTGTCCAATACAGGGCCAAGGGATGAAACATGGGTGCTTGGGCTCGGTCGCAGGTACCGTGGCTTGCTCAGTCCTTTTACTACAGTTCTCTTGTTTGAGAAGGGGTCTCATGCTGCTCCAGCTGGCCGAGAATTctgtgtagcagagaatgaccttgctCTCCTGATCCACTCGATTTCACCTTCCAAATGCAGGTGTGCCCCATCACAGCCAGTTCTGACGCCAAGTTCTGAGTAGGTGGGACAGCATTGACTATCTAGTGGATCCATAAACAAACCCGCCAGAGAGCAGCATAGGAAGAACAGGCACTGCGGGGGTGGAGGGAGGTACCTAGATCTCACGGCTTGTAGACCAAGGGGATCTGCAAACTGGAATTGCACATCTGGAATGGTAGGTGACAAACGAGATAGTCCAGGGTTCCCAAGACCTGAGAGACCCTTGTTAGCTTAGGGGCGTAACGCGCCCCGCCCGCATCGGGTTCCAGGACACTGCAGCACCAGGTAGGCTGAGTCGCGAAGGGGTGAGAGGGGCGGGGCTGCGCGGCCGCGGGAGGGGGCGCGGGAGCTCAGgctccgcccccgcccccgccggaAGGGAAGGGGAGGCGGTGGCCATCGCTGTGCCAGCCAGACGCGGCGGCGAGAGCGGCGGGGGCGGTCAGGCTGCGGGATCGGGCGGTTACCGGGTGCACAGAGCCAGGGGCCGGAGCGGGCGCACCGCCAACGCGGTCACGTGCAAGGCCCCACCTCTCCTGCGCGCCTCCCCCGCGCGCTGCTCTCTCCATTCATAAATTCTCCGTCGGCTCCGCGGCCACCGAGCTCCAGAGCCAACCGGGAGAGCCGTGTATCTGCCGCCCGCCCTCCCGCCGCCCATGGGCCGCACGCCCCGGCGCTGAGGTAGGCGCGGCGGGCCCTGGCGCACGGGACCGGGCGGGGACGGGCGGGCGGATGCGCGCGGCCAGGGGATAGCGACCAGCTCCTGGGCCCGTCTGGCCCACCGGTCCTGTCGCGTGCGACTCCGGGAAGGGAGCGGAGCGTGGGAACGGCCCGAGCCGCCCTGCACCCGCCCACCGCCCGCAGCCCGGAGAGGGAGCCCGCCCATGCCTGCCCTTGGCCTCAGTTTACCCTAGTGACAGGGCGAGAGTGATGTCGCCTTGGCCTCCTGGATCCTCGCGAGCCTGGCATCGCGTTCTCTGCGCTTTTCCGCACCGTATCCTACTTGGGGGGCCTGGTGGAGGTTCTGTGGGGACTCCATGTCTAGGCTTGCGTTCTCGCTGGCCCTCATGACCCCGCCTTCCTCGCCTTGGGTCTCCAGccatctccctccccacctccattaCCATCCTCGccatgccccac
The sequence above is drawn from the Apodemus sylvaticus chromosome 20, mApoSyl1.1, whole genome shotgun sequence genome and encodes:
- the Atp5f1d gene encoding ATP synthase subunit delta, mitochondrial isoform X1 — encoded protein: MLPASLLRHPGLRRLVLQARTYAEAAAAPAPAAGPGQMSFTFASPTKVFFDGANVRQVDVPTLTGAFGILASHVPTLQVLRPGMVVVHAEDGTTTKYFVSSGSVTVNADSSVQLLAEEVVTLDMLDLGAARANLEKAQSELSGAADEAARAEIQIRIEANEALVKALE
- the Atp5f1d gene encoding ATP synthase subunit delta, mitochondrial isoform X2; translated protein: MLPASLLRHPGLRRLVLQARTYAEAAAAPAPAAGPGQMSFTFASPTKVFFDGANVRQVDVPTLTGAFGILASHVPTLQVLRPGMVVVHAEDGTTTKYFGSPGQPGEGAVRAVRRSG